In Oceanobacillus sp. FSL K6-2867, one DNA window encodes the following:
- a CDS encoding glutaredoxin family protein, with protein sequence MKVSHLEIYTRPTCSDCQDLKKFLQSNYIPFKEYNLAKQPSKEKDLIKITGNRIVPTLVFTKPSFFGLMRKPKSLIGFERNKDEIKKLLKIG encoded by the coding sequence ATGAAAGTCAGCCATCTTGAAATCTACACAAGGCCTACATGCTCGGATTGCCAAGACTTGAAAAAATTCTTGCAAAGTAATTATATTCCTTTTAAAGAATATAATTTAGCAAAACAGCCATCGAAAGAAAAAGATCTTATAAAGATCACTGGAAATAGAATCGTGCCAACACTTGTTTTTACAAAACCATCCTTTTTTGGGCTGATGAGAAAACCGAAAAGTTTGATAGGGTTTGAGAGAAACAAGGATGAAATAAAGAAGCTATTAAAGATAGGCTAG
- a CDS encoding nitrite reductase, which yields MNPDTDGKKIKIAVNGGIAFGAKLNSKQLMTLSKYMNEDDELELTTFQQLYIEIPENRKEEIIAEFERTGLACYPVGNYVKSLRTCNFCKGEEREGMPVAKELNRRIAGKPVPFTLKVAYTGCIIGCGEPMLSDIGVMKYKDHYNLYVGGKAKGKDAEVGILLKENLTPEELYDTVDQIIDTYSQKGKKRETFFKFWKRVGKDNLEVI from the coding sequence ATGAATCCGGACACCGATGGTAAAAAAATAAAAATTGCAGTAAATGGTGGAATAGCGTTTGGAGCAAAACTAAACTCTAAACAACTGATGACACTTTCAAAGTATATGAATGAAGATGATGAGTTAGAATTAACAACCTTCCAGCAATTGTATATAGAGATTCCAGAGAATAGAAAAGAAGAAATTATAGCTGAATTTGAACGTACAGGGCTGGCGTGTTATCCAGTAGGAAATTACGTAAAGAGCTTAAGAACATGTAATTTTTGTAAGGGGGAAGAAAGAGAAGGCATGCCAGTAGCAAAAGAATTAAATCGGCGTATTGCAGGAAAACCAGTGCCTTTCACTTTAAAAGTAGCTTATACAGGCTGTATTATTGGCTGCGGTGAACCAATGTTAAGCGACATCGGAGTTATGAAATATAAAGATCATTATAATTTATATGTCGGAGGAAAAGCAAAGGGAAAGGATGCAGAGGTTGGCATCTTGCTGAAGGAAAATTTAACACCAGAGGAATTGTACGATACCGTAGACCAGATCATTGACACCTATTCACAGAAAGGCAAAAAGCGGGAGACATTCTTTAAATTCTGGAAGAGGGTGGGTAAGGATAATTTAGAAGTTATATAA